Proteins found in one Panicum hallii strain FIL2 chromosome 4, PHallii_v3.1, whole genome shotgun sequence genomic segment:
- the LOC112889806 gene encoding chaperone protein dnaJ C76, chloroplastic-like isoform X2, with the protein MLGFFGTSAASDLCHLLLGNGSVHHELIRPNNYRQRSVIRCCSTARGRTKDYYYQVLGVTVYSTPQEIKEAYRKLQKQHHPDIAGYKGHDYTLLLNEAYKVLMRNLSRHADGKSRAGLLWKWSHWDGYSSWNGPVRSQALFVDENKCIGCRECVHHAARTFAMDDVLGSAHVEIQFGDLEQQIQLAVESCPVNCIHWVDSQELPMLEFLSRPQPKEGHGIFGGGWERPKNVFAAAKNFAKRLERVEQELERKQSSRSYGNSDCEAETEAQAEARRRAGEELRWKPLVDVWNVLRGWRKGGTDQ; encoded by the exons ATGCTAGGGTTCTTCGGCACCTCTGCTGCTTCTGATCTCTGTCATTTGCTGCTCGGGAATGGATCAGTTCACCATGAACTGATTAGACCAAACAATTACAGACAAAGAAGTGTGATCAGGTGCTGCAGCACAGCCAGGGGAAGGACGAAGGACTACTACTACCAGGTTCTTGGGGTCACAGTTTATTCCACACCTCAGGAGATCAAGGAGGCTTACAGGAAACTTCAGAAGCAACACCATCCCGACATTGCTGGCTACAAG GGTCATGACTACACACTGTTGCTGAACGAGGCATACAAGGTATTGATGAGGAACCTTTCCAGGCATGCTGATGGCAAGAGTAGGGCCGGCCTGCTTTGGAAGTGGTCACACTGGGATGGATATAGTTCCTGGAATGGGCCTGTGAGAAGCCAAGCTCTCTTTGTAGATGAGAACAAGTGCATAG GATGTAGGGAATGCGTGCATCATGCTGCAAGGACATTTGCCATGGACGACGTTCTCGGCAGCGCACACGTGGAGATCCAGTTTGGAGACCTGGAGCAACAGATTCAg CTGGCTGTGGAGTCCTGCCCCGTGAACTGCATCCATTGGGTTGACAGCCAGGAGCTGCCGATGCTCGAGTTCCTGTCCCGTCCGCAGCCGAAGGAAGGCCATGGCATCTTCGGTGGTGGGTGGGAACGGCCCAAGAACGTGTTCGCAGCAGCCAAGAACTTTGCCAAGAGACTCGAAAGGGTGGAGCAGGAACTTGAACGGAAGCAATCCTCCAGAAGCTACG GGAATTCAGACTGCGAAGCTGAAACGGAGGCGCAGGCTGAGGCGAGGCGCCGCGCTGGGGAGGAACTCAGATGGAAGCCCCTGGTTGATGTTTGGAATGTGTTGAGGGGCTGGAGGAAAGGTGGAACAGATCAGTGA
- the LOC112889806 gene encoding chaperone protein dnaJ C76, chloroplastic-like isoform X1, whose translation MLGFFGTSAASDLCHLLLGNGSVHHELIRPNNYRQRSVIRCCSTARGRTKDYYYQVLGVTVYSTPQEIKEAYRKLQKQHHPDIAGYKGHDYTLLLNEAYKVLMRNLSRHADGKSRAGLLWKWSHWDGYSSWNGPVRSQALFVDENKCIGCRECVHHAARTFAMDDVLGSAHVEIQFGDLEQQIQLAVESCPVNCIHWVDSQELPMLEFLSRPQPKEGHGIFGGGWERPKNVFAAAKNFAKRLERVEQELERKQSSRSYGGNSDCEAETEAQAEARRRAGEELRWKPLVDVWNVLRGWRKGGTDQ comes from the exons ATGCTAGGGTTCTTCGGCACCTCTGCTGCTTCTGATCTCTGTCATTTGCTGCTCGGGAATGGATCAGTTCACCATGAACTGATTAGACCAAACAATTACAGACAAAGAAGTGTGATCAGGTGCTGCAGCACAGCCAGGGGAAGGACGAAGGACTACTACTACCAGGTTCTTGGGGTCACAGTTTATTCCACACCTCAGGAGATCAAGGAGGCTTACAGGAAACTTCAGAAGCAACACCATCCCGACATTGCTGGCTACAAG GGTCATGACTACACACTGTTGCTGAACGAGGCATACAAGGTATTGATGAGGAACCTTTCCAGGCATGCTGATGGCAAGAGTAGGGCCGGCCTGCTTTGGAAGTGGTCACACTGGGATGGATATAGTTCCTGGAATGGGCCTGTGAGAAGCCAAGCTCTCTTTGTAGATGAGAACAAGTGCATAG GATGTAGGGAATGCGTGCATCATGCTGCAAGGACATTTGCCATGGACGACGTTCTCGGCAGCGCACACGTGGAGATCCAGTTTGGAGACCTGGAGCAACAGATTCAg CTGGCTGTGGAGTCCTGCCCCGTGAACTGCATCCATTGGGTTGACAGCCAGGAGCTGCCGATGCTCGAGTTCCTGTCCCGTCCGCAGCCGAAGGAAGGCCATGGCATCTTCGGTGGTGGGTGGGAACGGCCCAAGAACGTGTTCGCAGCAGCCAAGAACTTTGCCAAGAGACTCGAAAGGGTGGAGCAGGAACTTGAACGGAAGCAATCCTCCAGAAGCTACGGTG GGAATTCAGACTGCGAAGCTGAAACGGAGGCGCAGGCTGAGGCGAGGCGCCGCGCTGGGGAGGAACTCAGATGGAAGCCCCTGGTTGATGTTTGGAATGTGTTGAGGGGCTGGAGGAAAGGTGGAACAGATCAGTGA
- the LOC112889805 gene encoding alpha-glucan water dikinase, chloroplastic-like, whose amino-acid sequence MSGFSAAASAAAAERCALAIRARPAAASPATRQQASLRRSAGPRRSSTFAASRRGPVAPRAVATPADRASPDLVGKFTLDSNSQLQVAVNPASQGSVTEIDLEVTNTTGSLILHWGALCRDRRDWLLPSRRPDGTAVYKNRALRTPFLKSGDNSTLRIEIDDPAVQAIEFLIFDETQNKWFKNNGQNFQIQLQSSRHHGSGASGASSSATSVLVPEDLVQIQAYLRWERKGKQSYTPEQEKEEYEAARAELIEELNRGVSLEKLRAKLTKAPEAPESLESDSPASQITVDKIPEDLVQVQAYIRWEKAGKPNYPPEKQLVEFEEARKELQAEVDKGMPIDQLRKKILKGNIESKVSKQLKNKKYFSVERIQRKKRDIMQILSKHKHTVIEEQVEVAPKQLTVLDLFTKSLQKKDGCEVLSKKLFKFGGKQILAISTQVLNKSKVYLATNHMEPLILHWSLAKKAGEWKAPPSNILPSGSKLLDMACETEFTKSELDGLHYQVVEIELDDGGYKGLPFVLRSGETWIKNNGSDFYLDFSTRDTRNIKDTGDAGKGTAKALLEKIADLEEDAQRSLMHRFNIAADLVDQARDAGLLGIVGIFVWIRFMATRQLTWNKNYNVKPREISKAQDRFTDDLENMYKAYPQYREILRMIMAAVGRGGEGDVGQRIRDEILVIQRNNDCKGGMMEEWHQKLHNNTSPDDVVICQALIEYIKSDFDISVYWDTLNKNGITKERLLSYDRAIHSEPNFRSEQKEGLLHDLGNYMRSLKAVHSGADLESAIATCMGYKSEGEGFMVGVQINPVKGLPSGFPELLEFVLDHVEDKSTEPLLEGLLEARVELRPLLLDSPERMKDLIFLDIALDSTFRTVIERSYEELNNAAPEKIMYFISLVLENLALSIDDNEDILYCLKGWNQALEMAKQKDDQWALFAKAFLDRIRLALASKGEQYHNMMQPSAEYLGSLLSVDQWAVNIFTEEIIRGGSAATLSALLNRFDPVLRNVAHLGSWQVISPVEVSGYVVVVDELLAVQNKSYDKPTILVAKSVKGEEEIPDGVIGVITPDMPDVLSHVSVRARNSKVLFATCFDHSTLSELEGYHQKLLSFKPTSSDITYREITESELQQSSSPNAEAGHAVPSISLVNKKFLGKYAISAEEFSEEMVGAKSRNIAYLNGKVPSWVGVPTSVAIPFGTFEKVLSDGLNKEVAQNIEKLKNRLAQEDFSALGEIRKAVLNLAAPTQLVNELKEKMLGSGMPWPGDEGDQRWEQAWMAIKKVWASKWNERAYFSTRKVKLDHDYLSMAVLVQEIVSADYAFVIHTTNPSSGDSSEIYAEVVKGLGETLVGAYPGRAMSFICKKDDLDSPKLLGYPSKPIGLFIRRSIIFRSDSNGEDLEGYAGAGLYDSVPMDEEDEVVLDYTTDPLIVDHGFRNSILSSIARAGHAIEELYGSPQDVEGVVKDGKIYVVQTRPQM is encoded by the exons ATGAGCGGATTCTCTGCCGCGGCCTCCGCTGCTGCGGCGGAGCGGTGCGCGCTCGCGATCCGCGCGCGGCCCGCGGCCGCCTCGCCGGCAACGAGGCAGCAGGCGTCCCTCCGCCGCAGCGCGGGCCCGCGCCGCTCCTCCACGTTCGCCGCATCCCGCCGCGGCCCCGTTGCGCCCCGCGCCGTCGCCACGCCCGCCGACCGCGCATCCCCTGAC CTAGTCGGAAAGTTCACGCTGGATTCCAACTCCCAGCTCCAG GTTGCAGTCAACCCTGCATCACAGGGATCAGTGACGGAGATCGACCTGGAGGTGACAAACACCACTGGCTCCCTGATTCTGCATTGGGGTGCCCTTTGCAGAGACAGGAG AGATTGGCTCCTCCCATCCAGGCGACCTGATGGAACGGCAGTGTACAAGAACAGGGCGCTTCGGACGCCTTTTCTAAAG TCAGGAGATAACTCTACTCTGAGAATTGAGATAGATGATCCTGCGGTGCAAGCTATTGAGTTCCTCATCTTTGATGAGACACAGAACAAATG GTTTAAAAATAATGGCCAGAATTTTCAAATTCAGCTCCAGTCGAGCCGCCATCATGGTAGTGGCGCGTCTGGTGCCTCGTCTTCTGCTACTTCTGTCTTGGTGCCAGAGGATCTTGTGCAGATCCAAGCTTACCTACGGTGGGAAAGAAAGGGAAAGCAGTCATACACACCAGAGCAAGAAAAG GAGGAGTATGAAGCTGCACGAGCTGAGTTAATAGAAGAATTAAATAGAGGTGTTTCTTTGGAGAAGCTTCGAGCTAAATTGACAAAAGCACCTGAAGCGCCTGAGTCACTTGAAAGTGATTCTCCTGCATCTCAAATTACCGTTGATAAAATTCCAGAGGACCTTGTACAAGTCCAGGCTTATATAAGGTGGGAGAAAGCAGGCAAGCCAAACTATCCTCCTGAGAAGCAACTG GTCGAGTTTGAGGAAGCAAGGAAGGAACTGCAGGCTGAGGTGGACAAGGGCATGCCGATTGATCAGTTGAGGAAGAAGATTTTGAAAGGAAATATTGAGAGTAAAGTTTCCAAGCAGCTGAAGAACAAGAAGTACTTCTCTGTAGAAAGGATTCAGCGCAAAAAGAGAGATATCATGCAGATTCTTAGTAAACATAAGCATACTGTCATAGAAGAGCAAGTAGAGGTTGCACCAAAACAACTAACTGTTCTTGATCTCTTCACCAAGTCattacagaagaaggatggatgTGAAGTCCTAAGCAAAAAACTGTTCAAGTTCGGTGGTAAACAGATACTG GCAATCTCCACCCAGGTTCTAAACAAATCAAAAGTTTACTTGGCAACAAATCATATGGAGCCACTTATCCTTCACTGGTCACTAGCGAAAAAGGCTGGAGAGTGGAAG GCACCTCCTTCAAACATATTGCCATCTGGTTCAAAATTGTTAGACATGGCATGTGAAACTGAATTTACTAAGTCTGAATTGGATGGTTTGCATTATCAG GTTGTTGAGATAGAGCTTGATGATGGAGGATACAAAGGGCTGCCATTCGTTCTTCGGTCCGGTGAAACGTGGATAAAAAATAATGGTTCTGATTTTTACCTTGATTTCAGCACCCGTGATACCAGAAATATTAAG GACACTGGTGATGCTGGTAAAGGCACTGCTAAGGCATTGCTGGAAAAAATAGCAGATCTGGAGGAAGATGCCCAGCGATCTCTTATGCACAG ATTCAACATTGCAGCAGATCTAGTTGACCAAGCCAGAGATGCTGGACTGTTGGGTATTGTTGGAATTTTTGTTTGGATTAGATTCATGGCTACAAGGCAGCTAACATGGAATAAGAACTATAATGTGAAGCCACG TGAGATAAGCAAAGCACAAGATCGGTTTACAGATGATCTTGAGAATATGTACAAAGCTTATCCTCAGTACAGAGAGATATTAAGAATGATAATGGCTGCTGTTGGTCGTGGAGGTGAAGGTGATGTTGGTCAACGTATTCGTGATGAGATATTAGTAATACAG AGAAATAATGACTGCAAAGGTGGAATGATGGAAGAATGGCACCAGAAATTGCACAACAATACAAGCCCAGATGATGTAGTGATATGCCAG GCATTAATTGAGTATATCAAGAGTGATTTTGATATAAGTGTTTACTGGGACACCTTGAACAAAAATGGCATAACCAAAGAGCGTCTCTTGAGCTATGATCGTGCGATTCATTCGGAACCAAATTTCAGAAGTGAACAGAAGGAGGGTTTACTCCATGACCTGGGAAATTACATGAGAAGCCTGAAG GCTGTGCATTCTGGTGCTGATCTTGAGTCTGCTATAGCAACTTGTATGGGATACAAATCGGAG GGTGAAGGTTTCATGGTTGGTGTTCAGATCAATCCAGTGAAGGGTTTGCCATCTGGATTTCCT gaattgcttgaattTGTGCTTGACCATGTTGAGGACAAGTCAACGGAACCACTTCTTGAG GGGTTGTTGGAAGCTCGAGTTGAACTCCGCCCTTTACTTCTTGATTCGCCTGAACGCATGAAAGATCTTATATTTTTGGACATTGCTCTTGATTCTACTTTTAGGACAGTAATTGAAAGGTCATACGAGGAGCTTAACAATGCAGCCCCCGAG AAAATCATGTACTTTATCAGTCTTGTCCTTGAAAATCTTGCCTTGTCAATTGACGACAATGAAGACATCCTGTATTGCTTAAAG GGATGGAACCAAGCCTTGGAAATGGCTAAGCAAAAAGACGACCAATGGGCTCTCTTTGCTAAAGCATTCCTTGACAGAATAAGACTTGCCCTTGCAAGCAAGGGAGAACAATACCATAATATGATGCAACCCTCAGCTGAATATCTTGGCTCATTACTCAGCGTAGACCAATGGGCA GTCAATATCTTCACAGAAGAAATTATACGTGGTGGATCAGCTGCTACTCTGTCTGCTCTTCTGAACCGATTTGATCCTGTTCTAAGGAATGTTGCCCACCTTGGAAG TTGGCAGGTTATAAGTCCAGTTGAAGTATCAGGTTATGTAGTTGTGGTTGATGAGTTACTTGCTGTCCAGAACAAATCTTATGATAAACCAACCATCCTTGTGGCAAAGAGTGTCAAGGGAGAGGAAGAAATACCAGATGGAGTCATTGGTGTGATTACACCTGATATGCCAGATGTTCTGTCCCATGTGTCAGTCCGAGCAAGGAATAGCAAG GTACTGTTTGCGACCTGTTTTGACCATAGCACCCTGTCTGAACTTGAAGGATATCATCAGAAACTGCTTTCCTTCAAACCTACTTCTTCAGATATCACCTATAG GGAGATCACGGAAAGTGAACTTCAGCAATCAAGTTCTCCAAATGCAGAAGCTGGCCATGCAGTACCATCTATTTCATTGGTCAATAAGAAGTTTCTTGGAAAATATGCAATATCAGCTGAAGAATTCTCTGAGGAAATG GTTGGGGCTAAGTCTCGGAATATAGCATACCTCAATGGAAAAGTACCTTCATGGGTTGGTGTTCCAACATCAGTTGCGATACCATTTGGCACTTTTGAGAAGGTTTTGTCAGATGGGCTTAATAAG GAAGTAGCGCAAAACATAGAGAAGCTTAAGAACAGACTTGCTCAAGAAGATTTTAGTGCTCTAGGTGAAATAAGAAAAGCTGTTCTCAACCTTGCTGCTCCTACACAATTG GTTAATGAGCTGAAGGAGAAGATGCTAGGTTCTGGAATGCCCTGGCCTGGCGATGAAGGCGATCAACGTTGGGAACAAGCATGGATGGCTATTAAAAAG GTCTGGGCTTCAAAATGGAACGAAAGAGCATATTTTAGCACACGCAAGGTGAAGCTCGATCATGACTACCTTTCGATGGCTGTTCTCGTGCAAGAAATTGTGAGCGCAGATTATGCGTTTGTCATTCATACTACGAACCCATCATCTGGGGATTCTTCTGAGATATATGCCGAAGTGGTTAAAGGGCTTGGAGAGACCCTTGTGGGCGCCTATCCTGGTCGTGCCATGAGCTTTATTTGCAAAAAAGATGACCTCGACTCGCCCAAG TTACTTGGTTACCCAAGCAAGCCCATTGGTCTCTTCATAAGGCGATCAATCATCTTTCGTTCTGACTCCAACGGCGAGGATCTGGAAGGTTATGCTGGAGCAGGATTATATGATAG TGTACCGATGGATGAGGAGGATGAAGTTGTACTTGACTACACAACTGACCCTCTTATAGTAGACCATGGATTCCGAAATTCAATCCTCTCAAGTATTGCACGGGCTGGCCATGCCATTGAGGAGCTTTATGGGTCTCCTCAAGATGTCGAGGGAGTAGTGAAGGATGGAAAAATCTATGTAGTCCAGACACGACCACAGATGTAA